GAAGCGATTTACCTGCTACAGTGCCGTCCTCAAAGCCGGAGTCGCGATAATACTCCTGCTGCTATTCCATCTAATATTCCGGCGCAAAGTACGGTTTTCACAGCAAACAAGTATATATCCAACGGAAAAGTAACCGGTATTAGGTCGGTTGTGTACATTGATCCTGTCGGTTATAGCAAGTTAGAGAAATATGAGGACCTAATCAGTGTTGGAAGTGCTGTAAGTGAGATAAACAGAATTCTACCCCGCCGCAGCTTCATATTAATGGGGCCGGGTCGCTGGGGAAGTCGTGGAGACATTAAGCTTGGTGTTCCGATTGCTTACTCCGACATCAATAATTGCGCTATGCTAATTGAAATTGCACAAAAAGAATCCAAATACCAACCGGAATTATCCTTTGGTACCCATTTCTTTCAAGACCTTGTCGAAGAAAACATTAAGTATCTCCCTCTATACCCGGAGGATTCTAATGTTATCTTTAATAAGGCATTCTTCTTAAGTACAAAGAATGCCCTACGTAACATCTTGCCAAACTACGCCTATCTTGAGGATGTTATTAAGGTTGTGCAGATCGAAGAAAACTTCTATGGCCAAGAGATGATCGTATTGATGAACGCTGATTTAGAGAAGGCAATTGCTTATATTGAGCCCCCTGCACAATTAACTGCCATTCAAAATACCAATATGGCTGATATTGAGAATGAGTTAGCTGAAAGCGAAGATCAGGGGTGGAAATGGAGACATTATATGGCGGAACGTATTGCTGCCCAGATTGATATGGAAGCCTTAGGTATAAAAGGCATTTATCTATTCGGAAGTACGAATAATTGCACTGCCAGACTTAACAGCGATATCGATCTGTTAATTCATATCGATGCAAGTGACGAACAGAAACAACAGCTCACTACCTGGCTGAATGGCTGGAGTATCGCATTATCCGAGATGAATTACTTAAAAACCGGTTATAAATCAGATGGTTTATTGGATGTTCACTACATCACAGACCAGGACATCCGTGACAAGACCTCATATGCAATCAAGATTAATTCCATCTATGATCCAGCCCATCCGCTTCGTGTGCGAAATTAAGGAATGAACTGCTCCACCGTGAGGAACTGTTCTTACGCTGAATCAATAAATCTATCAAAGCACAAGGGGTAGCTGCATATTATATGCTGGGACTACAGCTTACCATAATGCACTGTCGGAAGAACATATTGTTGATTTTATATGGCTCAGGTGAACTTTTATGTCCGCCTGAGCCATATAAAATCAGCAATGTGTTACTTCCGTCTGTGTGTGAGGTAAGTTATAGTCCTGACATTTTATGCAGCTGCCCCGTATGTCTGATTCTTTTCATCTTATATTATCAAAGGTACTTTCAAGACATAGTGCACCATATCCCAGGGTCCGATTGGGATATACATTCTCAATTCGAAGGTGTCTGGCTCCATTAATAAGGTATGCCTTCACTTTCTCGCCATATAAAAACGGATCGTTTCCCCGAACTATTCCCCATTGCATCAGGAGAGCAGCACTTCCAGTAACAAAAGGTGTGGCCATTGAGGTTCCGGATCGTACCGTATATCCCCCTCCTGGGGAACAGGAGTTAATATTAACACCGGGTGCCACAAGATCCGGTTTGATCTCCATATTCCTGGTAAATCCCCTGCCCGAAAAAGGAGCATAGCTATCTGTATACGCATTGTAGGCTCCAACCGATATTGCTCTCACCGCTGTTGATGGAACTGTAAGGGTTGTATATTCGGAAGAAAGCAAGAATCTGGTTCCTGGATTCTTTACCCCTCCTGCCGGAAGCCACATATCATAATTTCCTACTACAATTCTTCGAGGAACTAATTCAATTCCCCACACACCTGCATTGATATACCTGTTAGTCGGGATCAATTCAATATAGATCTCCTGCTGTGGATTATAAGGCGTCGGATCCCCATAGTATAATAAAATCCCGGTCTGTCCAATAGTGAACTGTTGCTTTCCCAATATACGAGGTATAGGCCCTACCCGGGTTCCATTGGGAGCAATAATACTAATATCAAAATGATCAAAGTAATTTTTCCATATCTGAATATTCAGTGAGAATTCAAACTCACTTACTGCAATTTCCACAAGCTGATTCGTTCCCATGGTGAGGATTCCCTGTGCATGATTGCCTGATGCACCTTCGTTCCCTGTACCAATAACAATTGATGTCTTCCATAGATTCGCCACATCATTTATATAACTCTCCAGTAGTGTCCGTCCTGTATGGGAGCCATAATTATTCCCAAAGCTGATATTAATGGCCATTGGTCTCCCTGATTCAATCGCATAACGGATTACATAATCAATACCCTGCATCAGCTGGGTGGTTCTTGGAAAGGAATCCCCTACTGAGGTTCCCAGTTTAACTACAACCAGTTCACTTTTACTGGCAACTCCCCGGTACAGACCATTGCTGGCTCTGCCGTTTCCCGCTGCAATTCCAGCCACATGGGTCCCATGACCCGATATATCCGTACTCGGTACAATCTCCATTCTCTGCGGCATTGGCACCTGCAATGCTTCATTGATTTGATCCCTTGTATAAAGTGTACCAATATCATATCCTGCAGGCGGATTCCCTCGAATTGTCTGATCCCATAATGCAGCAATTCGAGTAGTCCCATCCTCGTTACGAAAATCAGGATGTGAATAATCAATTCCGGAATCAATAACTCCAATTAACACTCCCTCACCAAACAAATTGACATCCGGTGTCTGAAGAGGATTGATGCAGGATGCTCTTCTTCCCTCAATCACCTCATAGAACAAGCGCTTCGGCTTCTCAATAAATTCAATCTCCTCGAAATCTGACAACCGATCAATTTGCGATTCTGGAATTGTTATCACCGCATATTCGTTCAAAAGCTCTACAACTGATACGTTCAATTCCTCTCGAATCCGTTCAAGACTTCCGCTGTATTTCACGATTAGCTCCCATGTATTTTCCTCAGGTGAATATCCTACATTCAGATTCGTTGCTTTCTCTCTCTCCTGTTCCGGTATATCCAATGAAAGGTTCAATTCGTTATCCAGCTTTGCATTCGGCATAAAGTCTCTCCTACCAGCATTGACAGCAGGCATACCTGCTCCTTTACTTAGAGCTTACAGACAACAGGCCCACCTGTTCTTTTATTTCATCATATGAAATCGTGATATATTCAATGACAATTTATGCTGTCTGCACAGGATTAGCCGGTAGAGCGAATTATCATCAAATGTTCCGCCAGGCGTGTTAATAGAAGGTATGCTGTGCGAACCATCGCTTTGTTTATACTTCACTTTACCTTCATGTAAATCAATGATTACATTGCAACAACCAAGCCTTTGCACTGAAATCACTGTCAGCCTCGCCATATTCCCTTATCACATGATAATCCTTCAGAAAATCTGTATTGATCTCCTTTGAATGTTCAAAGCGATGCGCAATCACTAACCGTTTTTGATCCAATTGTCTAATTACGAGCTGCTCGCCCTGTGGTTTATTATAGCTTGTGACTCTGTTATTTATTTCCACTGTCACACCGTTCTTAATAATATCAGCTGCCTCTTTATAGAACGCAATACCTTCCTCAATCAGCTGCCATTGCTTATCTGTGAGATTATAAATATCTCCACTTAAGCACATTCTGCCAAGAAATGTACTGATGATGGAATAATATATTCTTTTCTCACTATCCTCCGCACGCATAACGGCCCAGATCTGACTTTGAGAAGGTTTAATGACTCTATGCATATTGGCTGCAATGATTGGAATCGCTGTTGTTTCATGGGCATCTGAAAAGCTTGCCTGGGAAGCCAGTTCCATCATTGAGGGTTCCAGCCGGTGTCCACCGCTTGAGCAGTTTTCAATTACAATGTTCGGTATTTCTTCTCTGATCCGGCTAAAGAATTCCTGACTTGCCCTGACTCTTTGTCGCAAGCCTTCTCCAAGGCTTTCTGCTCCATCACATCCAATACCGATGGTTTCATTGTAGTCCACTTTAATATATCCAAAATTGCATTCCTTTAGAGTCTCTATGACAGCCTTACTCAGATAATCAACTACCCAGGGGTCCGACATATCCCAGAATCGTTTATCTCCTACTGTAATAACCACGCCATCCTTCTTTAATAAATGATCCGTGTTGTTCCAATGCTTTGATTGTCTGCCGACTGATTCCATTTCAAACCAAAGACCTGGTATCATGCCGCATTGTCTGATATAATCCGCTGTCTTTTTTAATCCACCCGGAAATTTATCATAGTTCACATCCCAGTCACCGATACTAGCCCACCAGCCTTCATTCTTTCCATACCAGCCAGAATCGATAACCAGATATTTAACTCCCTTGTCCTTAAGTTTATCGCTGATTTTGACCAGATTATCATAACTGGGATTTCCCCAGGTAGTACAATATTCATTGAACATAATCCCCATATCTTTATCGATTTCCGATATTTTCGGTTTCTGCGCCTTCACCAGCTTATCGCACACCTCATATAAGGAAGCGCCCCTGGCAATAACGGCTTTTGGTGTTGTGAAGGACTCCTCAGGTGCAATATTCTTAAACCAATGACCAAAGTCTCGATCAGCGATTCCTCCGACGATTGATAGTGTCTCGTCATCCTTACATTGGATTTCAATCTGCCAGGAGGATGGAATATATAACTGAACTGCTATAAATTCCTGATTTTCACTATTTTCCAGCGCTAGGAACGGGAAGTATTTTCGAACCGGCATAGATCCCAGATTACCGAACTTTTCTATTCTCATTCCACACCTATTCCAGGAAGGCTCTAAATGCAGGTCATCAATGGTTTCCGTTCTTAACTTTCCTTCCGCACTCCAAAAGGATTGCAGTCTGTGTACTTTATCTGCTTTTATCCCTTTGATTGCAAAGGAAGACAGCATTTCCAACACCGCCACTTCGTTCCCTCTATTCTCAAATGCAGTGTTAACAGTAATCGTATCGTTACTTTTTATTGTATTAAGAGTTATATAGTGGTTTTGTGTATTCTTATAAACAATAGCCTCGTCACTTTTCGATATTTGTTCTAAATCCAAGGTTGATTTACTATTACATAATGTCATACCATTGGAAAATCCACCGGCATGCTCGTCATTTCGTAATTTCAACTCCACATAATACTCCATATCAATATCTCTCCTGTAGTATTTATTTACCTGTAAAGGCATAATTTCAATATATATGATTTTCAGATGTTTCACAAGGATTTTCAATAGATAAAAAAATATATCCGAGGTCGGAGCATATGCATTCACACTCTTATGGAGTGTAAGCACCACTGACTTCAGATATATTTTTATTTAATATGATTTGTACGGTTTAATTGCTACTATGATTACTTCTAAATCAGATACTCTGATTCTGGTTTACGATACGGTGAATTATTATAATCCGTTGCGTACAGGTACTTCTCCCATGTACGGAATTTGCGATGCTGCTGTCTTCGTAATTTTGCTGTCTCATAAAAATGCTGAATCATTTCCAATAGCTCAGTCCGGTTCATCTCAACAACCGTTTCCTTTATATTCGCTAATGCATCCTTCGCACTAGGTTTTTCTACCTTTGCCATCGGCAACAGATCCTCTGTTATTCGATTCATCATCTCCAGCTGTTGTATTAATACAGGTTCCAGCTGATCTTCCCTGCTCCTATCTGCTTGCTTTGTATGTATCTGTTCCTCTTTTCTTTGATCATCCTTTTTATCGCTCCAATTCTTATCAATCCAGCTATCAATGAGCCTTTTACAGCCCTCTGGATCTCTTAGATAAAGGTATTTAAAATCATCTATTGTAATTAATTGTCCATTATGATAGTGTTCATAGATCCATTTCATCCTAGCATCCGGTTTTTGCTCCGTCTGCTCGTAACTATATTCATAAATTCTATCTCTTGTACTATCTTTTTTAATATCTGTCATATCCTTGCCCTCCTTAAAACCAGTATGAAATCCTTGATTAATACTACGCTAGTTCAAATAAAGATGACAAAGCAAGCTTATCTAGTACTTTCTTACTATATATATCGACCAAGAAACGATATTAATTAATAGTAAATGAAACAGATAATATATGAACGAAATGACAGGATGAATAATATAATAAAGAGGCTCTATCTTCTTAAGGATATCGCCTCTTTCGTAAATAAAATAATATGTATACACCCTGTAATGCATATCAGGTTAATCGGTTCATCTTGACTGACAATAAGATTTCTCTTTTTATATTGATTATTCTTCACTGACACTTGCTCTTACATTATCTGATTGCTTAGAACCGATTATGGAAGCCACAATAACTTTATCATCTAATTCTGATTGAATATTGGAATCAAATTTGATATCTCCTGCATAAATATTGTCTCCAAGCTCTAACTTTGCCACATCAAATTCAACGGTCTCGGGAATATCCTGTGGCAGTCCAATTACCGGTATCGCATCAATTAATCGGTTTAACACCAATCGTTTTGCCTCAATAAACTCTGTTCCAATATATTTAATTGTAACATCCGCCTTTACTTTTTCTGTGAGTAGTACTTTTTGAAAATCAACATGATGAATATCATAATTTTTCGGATTGGTCTGTATTGTTTTTAACATAGCATGCTGCTTTGTAGAATCAGGACCTACTAACTCAAATACCCCGTTTTTTCCGAATTGTTTTACTGCTCGTTTCAATTCATCCTTCTTAACTACAATTGACTTGGATTCCGCACCTTTTTCATTGATATTACCTAATACATATCCCTTACTAATCCAGCTTTTGTTCTCAGCCTTGCTGATCTTCTTACGAAAGTCGTATTTTATTACTGTATTCTCTGCCATACATGTATCCTCCCTGTCATTGAAATTAATGGAATTATGTTTCACGAATAGTACGCAAACATTATTTTCATTATATATAATATCAGAAATAAGTCAAGCTTTTCTGGTTGTTTTCATTGTTTTTTTATATTCTACCATTTATTTTTATATTTTTTATAAATTAAACTGACATTTAATTTCACTTTTCTACATTTTTATACACAATTCAATGTATATTTTCCAGTCACAATATGAAAGAGTTTTGATAAAAGACCACTTAACAAAGTTAGTCTATACGATAAGAAAAGAGAATGCTGCAAATAAAACGGGACACTGCAACATTCTCTTTTCTGTTTTTATATAACACTGATGAGCTTAGGTCATCTGCTTCATTGGTACTTTTAATAGGAATTCTGCTCTCTCCAAGGCCTTATCGATATTCTCGCAGAAATTTTCTTCTCCAATCTTTTTATCAAAACCGGCCTTTTGCATCATATGTAATGGTTGCTCCTGAACGTGGGATAACAACACGGTAATATGTCTTTTCTTACAAGCCTTTATAACAGTACTCAGAGAGTGAAGTGCATTGACATCCATTGCCGGAACACTTCTCATACGAAGAATAATAACCCTAATCCTAGAATCTTCTAGTGAGATTTTCATAAATTTATCTGTGGCACCAAAAAACATCGGTCCATTAATTTCATAGACTAAGGTATGCTTAGGTACTCTTCTCAGACGAATATTCCCTGGATCGGATAGGTCCTCTTCCAGTTCTTCCTCATCAATGTACTTCCAGCTTTGCACATCTGATACATCGGACATGCGTTTCATGAATAGGATCGCCGCCATTAATATACCAACCTCAATTGCTACAACAAGATCAAATGCTACGGTTAGTACAAAGGTTGCCACAAGTACCAGAATGTCACTCTTTGGCGATACCTTCAGAAGCTCTGCAAACTGTTTCCACTCACTCATATTATAAGCAACCATGAATAAGATTGCTGCTATGGTAGGCATTGGAATTAATGCCGCATATGGCATCAATACTACCAGGATTAACAGCAGGGTAACAGCATGTACCATTCCGGCGATTGGTGTACGTCCGCCATTTTTTACATTCGCAGCAGTTCTGGCGATAGCGCCAGTTGCCGGGATGCCACCGAATAAACTGGAGAATATATTACCTGCTCCCTGAGCCACCAGCTCCATATTCGAACGATGCTTCGTATTACCAATCATGCCATCCGCTACTACACAGGATAAAAGTGATTCTACTCCGGCAAGAACGGCAATTGTCAGTGCATCTGGAAATAACGTTCGTATCGTAGATAAATTGACTTCCGGTATATGAAATTGAGGCGCCTTTGAGGAAATCTCATAGAGGCTGCCAATCGTATCAACCTCCAAATTACCTAATTTCACAATTGCTGATGCTACAACTACTGCAATCAATGAACCCGGTATTTTATTGTTAATTTTCGGCCAAAGAATTAATATTGCCAGCGATATAGTTCCAATCAATAAAGCTTGTACATTAATTGTTGTAATATTTTCACCACATGCAAGGAGTTTTTCTAAGGTTTCTACTGGCTTTGTTTCTATCGTCAATCCCAGAAAATCTTTGATCTGACCAATAAATATAGTAACTGCAATACCCAGTGTAAAGCCTGTTGTTATTGTATAAGGGATAAAGCGCAACAGCTTGCCAAACTTACATAGTCCCATAACGATTAACAGAACACCTGCCATCAGCGTCGCTACTGCCAATCCATCTATTCCATTTTTTGCAACGATACCGGCTACAATCGTAGCAAATGCCGCTGTCGGACCGGCGATTTGCACTCTGCTTCCACCAAGGAATGAAATCACAAACCCGGCTACAATCGCTGTGTATAATCCTCGTTCCGGAGTTACCCCTGACGCCAGTGCCAAAGCGATTGATAACGGTAGTGCAATAATAGCGACTATAATACCAGCAACAATGTCCTTCATGCATTGTTCCTTTGTGTATGTTTTCATAACAGAAAACAACTTAGGCTTTAACTTTTCCATTTTTCTTTTGCCTCCAAATAATTACTACAAAGATTCCAATATCCCATCATAGACCTGTTTCATTCTTTTTTCAAGTAATTATTAAAGAAATATAAAATTTTGGTAAACTGGTACATGCTTTCCATATATTACGCTCTGTTTTTTTGTCGAAAACGTGCTACAATGATTTAGGAACTTGTGTAATTATATGTATATCTTTGGGGGTTATTGAATGAAAAAATTACGGTGGATCATACTCTCCGTCCTGGTTATTCTGGGTATCGGATTTATTGGATATTACTATTTCAATAATGATGAGGTGGAAATGACTTACCCCTTATTTCTTGAGGCAGTAGAGCAAAACAAGGTTGAAAAAGTCACCTTGCCAAATACCGGAAACACTTTTAAAGCTACGATGAAGGAAGAACCATCTACTACTTATATTGTACCAAATCCCAAGACCGAGAATTTCACAGAATATCTTTTATTAAATAGTATTGAAGTAAATAACGGCCAGAGCAGTCCCTTGGGAACTGCGTTGAAAATTCTATTCATTGCCTGTGTGATCGGAGGCATTCTATGGTACGTCCGTAGTGGAGGCAATAATAATGTTCTTATGCAGGATTCAAATAAGAAAAAGAGAGCCGTTTCCAGCACTATAACGCTTGCAAATGTAGCAGGAAATACGGAAGCCAAGTCCATGGTGGAGGATATCATTTCCTTTATAAAGGATCCGGAAAAATATGCAACCGTTGGCGCAAGAATGCCCAAAGGGCTTCTTCTCTATGGTCCCCCGGGAACCGGTAAGACCTTAATGGCGAAAGCTATTGCTGGAGAGGCAAATGTACCTTTTTATGCGATGAGCGGATCTGATTTTGTACAAATGTACGTTGGCGTTGGTGCCAGTAGAATACGAACCTTATTTAATAAGGCAAAGAAAAGCGAAAAAGCTGTTATCTTTATCGACGAGATCGATGCCATTGGTAAGAAAAGAGCCCGAAATGTTTCGGCCAGCAATGATGAACGAGATCAAACTCTGAATGCTCTTCTTACTGAAATGTCCGGTTTTCATGACAATCAGGGCATTATTGTAATCGGAGCTACCAATCGTCTTGACACTCTGGATGAGGCATTACTTCGTCCAGGTAGATTTGATCGGCATATTGAAA
The nucleotide sequence above comes from Variimorphobacter saccharofermentans. Encoded proteins:
- a CDS encoding SulP family inorganic anion transporter, yielding MEKLKPKLFSVMKTYTKEQCMKDIVAGIIVAIIALPLSIALALASGVTPERGLYTAIVAGFVISFLGGSRVQIAGPTAAFATIVAGIVAKNGIDGLAVATLMAGVLLIVMGLCKFGKLLRFIPYTITTGFTLGIAVTIFIGQIKDFLGLTIETKPVETLEKLLACGENITTINVQALLIGTISLAILILWPKINNKIPGSLIAVVVASAIVKLGNLEVDTIGSLYEISSKAPQFHIPEVNLSTIRTLFPDALTIAVLAGVESLLSCVVADGMIGNTKHRSNMELVAQGAGNIFSSLFGGIPATGAIARTAANVKNGGRTPIAGMVHAVTLLLILVVLMPYAALIPMPTIAAILFMVAYNMSEWKQFAELLKVSPKSDILVLVATFVLTVAFDLVVAIEVGILMAAILFMKRMSDVSDVQSWKYIDEEELEEDLSDPGNIRLRRVPKHTLVYEINGPMFFGATDKFMKISLEDSRIRVIILRMRSVPAMDVNALHSLSTVIKACKKRHITVLLSHVQEQPLHMMQKAGFDKKIGEENFCENIDKALERAEFLLKVPMKQMT
- a CDS encoding 50S ribosomal protein L25, translating into MAENTVIKYDFRKKISKAENKSWISKGYVLGNINEKGAESKSIVVKKDELKRAVKQFGKNGVFELVGPDSTKQHAMLKTIQTNPKNYDIHHVDFQKVLLTEKVKADVTIKYIGTEFIEAKRLVLNRLIDAIPVIGLPQDIPETVEFDVAKLELGDNIYAGDIKFDSNIQSELDDKVIVASIIGSKQSDNVRASVSEE
- a CDS encoding ATP-dependent metallopeptidase FtsH/Yme1/Tma family protein — protein: MKKLRWIILSVLVILGIGFIGYYYFNNDEVEMTYPLFLEAVEQNKVEKVTLPNTGNTFKATMKEEPSTTYIVPNPKTENFTEYLLLNSIEVNNGQSSPLGTALKILFIACVIGGILWYVRSGGNNNVLMQDSNKKKRAVSSTITLANVAGNTEAKSMVEDIISFIKDPEKYATVGARMPKGLLLYGPPGTGKTLMAKAIAGEANVPFYAMSGSDFVQMYVGVGASRIRTLFNKAKKSEKAVIFIDEIDAIGKKRARNVSASNDERDQTLNALLTEMSGFHDNQGIIVIGATNRLDTLDEALLRPGRFDRHIEIGLPDVNAREHILSLYASKKPLSDDVNLKELAKSTVYFSGAMLENLLNEAAINAANDGDPVIRKEHIDKAFYTVIAGAPKTDRSYITERDRKITAYHEAGHALVTNLLLPEHYISKVTIIPSVRGAGGFNLSIPKDTMFQSQRQLKANIQVLLAGRIAEELIFGSEEITTGASNDIQKASKMIVDYLDKYGMDAEIGLFSTEVLGDHQDPEFVNRCRNQMNILYSETKHLVQDHLSTLEKLATELLDKESLNGEDIEKICA
- a CDS encoding S8 family peptidase, yielding MPNAKLDNELNLSLDIPEQEREKATNLNVGYSPEENTWELIVKYSGSLERIREELNVSVVELLNEYAVITIPESQIDRLSDFEEIEFIEKPKRLFYEVIEGRRASCINPLQTPDVNLFGEGVLIGVIDSGIDYSHPDFRNEDGTTRIAALWDQTIRGNPPAGYDIGTLYTRDQINEALQVPMPQRMEIVPSTDISGHGTHVAGIAAGNGRASNGLYRGVASKSELVVVKLGTSVGDSFPRTTQLMQGIDYVIRYAIESGRPMAINISFGNNYGSHTGRTLLESYINDVANLWKTSIVIGTGNEGASGNHAQGILTMGTNQLVEIAVSEFEFSLNIQIWKNYFDHFDISIIAPNGTRVGPIPRILGKQQFTIGQTGILLYYGDPTPYNPQQEIYIELIPTNRYINAGVWGIELVPRRIVVGNYDMWLPAGGVKNPGTRFLLSSEYTTLTVPSTAVRAISVGAYNAYTDSYAPFSGRGFTRNMEIKPDLVAPGVNINSCSPGGGYTVRSGTSMATPFVTGSAALLMQWGIVRGNDPFLYGEKVKAYLINGARHLRIENVYPNRTLGYGALCLESTFDNIR
- a CDS encoding glycoside hydrolase family 36 protein; this encodes MEYYVELKLRNDEHAGGFSNGMTLCNSKSTLDLEQISKSDEAIVYKNTQNHYITLNTIKSNDTITVNTAFENRGNEVAVLEMLSSFAIKGIKADKVHRLQSFWSAEGKLRTETIDDLHLEPSWNRCGMRIEKFGNLGSMPVRKYFPFLALENSENQEFIAVQLYIPSSWQIEIQCKDDETLSIVGGIADRDFGHWFKNIAPEESFTTPKAVIARGASLYEVCDKLVKAQKPKISEIDKDMGIMFNEYCTTWGNPSYDNLVKISDKLKDKGVKYLVIDSGWYGKNEGWWASIGDWDVNYDKFPGGLKKTADYIRQCGMIPGLWFEMESVGRQSKHWNNTDHLLKKDGVVITVGDKRFWDMSDPWVVDYLSKAVIETLKECNFGYIKVDYNETIGIGCDGAESLGEGLRQRVRASQEFFSRIREEIPNIVIENCSSGGHRLEPSMMELASQASFSDAHETTAIPIIAANMHRVIKPSQSQIWAVMRAEDSEKRIYYSIISTFLGRMCLSGDIYNLTDKQWQLIEEGIAFYKEAADIIKNGVTVEINNRVTSYNKPQGEQLVIRQLDQKRLVIAHRFEHSKEINTDFLKDYHVIREYGEADSDFSAKAWLLQCNH